The following coding sequences are from one Streptomyces venezuelae window:
- a CDS encoding aldehyde dehydrogenase family protein: MTSPFEYAPAPESRSVVDIAPSYGLFIDGEFTEAADGKVFKTVSPSTEEVLSEVAQASSEDVDRAVKAARKAFEKWSALPGAERAKYLFRIARIIQERSRELAVLETLDNGKPIKETRDADLPLVAAHFFYYAGWADKLDHAGYGPNPAPLGVAGQVIPWNFPLLMLAWKIAPALATGNTVVLKPAETTPLSALFFADICRQAGLPKGVVNILPGYGDAGAALTAHPDVNKVAFTGSTAVGKAIARQVAGTDKKVTLELGGKGANIVFDDAPIDQAVEGIVTGIFFNQGQVCCAGSRLLVQESVQDEVLDALKRRLSTLRLGDPLDKNTDIGAINSAEQLARITALADTGEAEGAERWSAPCELPSSGYWFAPTLFTNVTQAHTVARDEIFGPVLSVLTFRTPEEAVAKANNTQYGLSAGIWTEKGSRILAVADRLRAGVIWANTFNKFDPTSPFGGYKESGYGREGGRHGLEAYLDV; encoded by the coding sequence ATGACTTCCCCCTTCGAGTACGCTCCGGCGCCCGAGTCGCGCTCCGTCGTCGACATCGCGCCGAGCTACGGCCTGTTCATCGACGGCGAGTTCACCGAGGCCGCCGACGGCAAGGTCTTCAAGACGGTCTCCCCGTCCACCGAAGAGGTCCTCTCCGAGGTCGCGCAGGCCTCCTCCGAGGACGTCGACCGCGCGGTGAAGGCCGCCCGCAAGGCCTTCGAGAAGTGGTCGGCGCTGCCGGGCGCCGAGCGCGCCAAGTACCTCTTCCGCATCGCCCGGATCATCCAGGAGCGCAGCCGCGAGCTGGCCGTCCTGGAGACCCTCGACAACGGCAAGCCCATCAAGGAGACGCGCGACGCCGACCTCCCCCTGGTCGCCGCGCACTTCTTCTACTACGCGGGCTGGGCCGACAAGCTCGACCACGCGGGGTACGGCCCGAACCCGGCACCCCTGGGTGTCGCGGGCCAGGTCATCCCGTGGAACTTCCCGCTCCTGATGCTGGCCTGGAAGATCGCCCCGGCGCTCGCGACCGGCAACACGGTCGTCCTGAAGCCCGCCGAGACGACCCCGCTGAGCGCCCTGTTCTTCGCGGACATCTGCCGCCAGGCGGGCCTGCCCAAGGGCGTCGTCAACATCCTTCCCGGATACGGCGACGCGGGCGCGGCCCTGACCGCCCACCCGGACGTGAACAAGGTCGCCTTCACCGGCTCGACCGCCGTCGGCAAGGCCATCGCGCGCCAGGTCGCGGGCACCGACAAGAAGGTCACGCTCGAACTGGGCGGCAAGGGCGCGAACATCGTCTTCGACGACGCGCCCATCGACCAGGCCGTCGAGGGCATCGTCACCGGCATCTTCTTCAACCAGGGCCAGGTCTGCTGCGCGGGCTCGCGTCTCCTCGTGCAGGAGTCGGTCCAGGACGAGGTGCTCGACGCCCTGAAGCGCCGCCTGTCCACACTCCGCCTCGGCGACCCGCTGGACAAGAACACCGACATCGGCGCCATCAACTCCGCCGAGCAGCTCGCCCGCATCACCGCCCTCGCCGACACCGGCGAGGCGGAGGGCGCGGAGCGCTGGTCCGCCCCGTGCGAACTGCCCTCGTCCGGCTACTGGTTCGCGCCGACGCTCTTCACCAACGTCACGCAGGCGCACACCGTCGCCCGCGACGAGATCTTCGGCCCGGTGCTCTCGGTGCTGACCTTCCGTACGCCGGAAGAGGCCGTCGCCAAGGCCAACAACACCCAGTACGGCCTCTCCGCCGGCATCTGGACGGAGAAGGGCTCCCGCATCCTCGCGGTCGCCGACCGCCTGCGCGCGGGCGTCATCTGGGCCAACACGTTCAACAAGTTCGACCCGACCTCGCCCTTCGGCGGCTACAAGGAATCGGGTTACGGCCGCGAGGGCGGTCGTCACGGCCTGGAGGCGTACCTCGATGTCTGA